Below is a genomic region from Erigeron canadensis isolate Cc75 chromosome 7, C_canadensis_v1, whole genome shotgun sequence.
ttacttCATTTTATATAAGATATGTCTACTGGATTTGTTATCTCTCGTGTAACTTTAATACGTGATGAAAACGATTACtccgtatttttttttatcctaaTCTAAGAAGCcaagaaattaaaagaattaaaaataactaaGTTGTATGTTTTAGTTGATGGAAGattcaaatcacataaaaacgCTAAGTACGTGATATACAACTAATTAAGAAAGGTAAAATGAATGTGAGAATTCACAATACGAAAACCAGTAGTATTTGAATTGAAAGTTTTTGGACCCCAAATATATAGTCATTTAAGCGTCCATCACTATAAATCGTCCTCGAATGCTTCGTTGTCGTTCCACCGTGCCTTGAACCCTTCAACCTAACATTTTACATATGTATGTAATGCAtcagttaattaattatattcttGCAAAAAGTGAAAGCAAGATCGTGTACATagacaataatatatatgtttactcgAAACAAACCTTTGTATCGCATAGTTGTTTTACTTTTGGAAAAACTCTTTCAAGACATGTCACTTTATCAAGCGATAGCAATTGATACTCATCATAACATGATTCCTGAAGCAGCCAATACATACATGATATATGAATTGTATTCATGGTTTTTACAGTTAATCATCAAACGAAATTACACTACGTACCTGCAGCTCGCAAAACATTCTAATAAGATTGTATACTATTCTCCTCTCGGAATTAACTTGTTCAAGATCCCACTTTAAATAGTTAATGTCTCTTTCCGCAGTACGCCACTGTCTTAATAACATCCAAGATTTAGTACATATACTACCAAAATCTTATTTACAGGCCAAGACGGAAAAGAGTAGTTACCTTGAACTCTTTGCGTCGACGAGATTGCCCCCGAAGACGTACTTCTTCTTTTTCCCAATACCATCTGTTCAAAGAATAACTCCTATAAGGAATCCGTATGGGTTCAGATGCAGTGTACGTTTCTCTTGTCATCTTTAAGTCTCTAAGTTTGTCGTGGATTTTCATTTCTTCTCTCCTGTTCTTGCTCCCGTGTTGGATCCTTTGAGCCATGCTGTCAACCAGATCGTAAAGCTCTTGTGCACCACCCCATGTCATTCCACCAATCTTTTTTGAGGAAACAAgttcttcctcaacttgttGCAAATATTCCGTGTCAATCCGCCCTTTCTTTATCAGCCTTTTTTGACAACGTTTTTGATCTGGTCTTATAGGATTTTTCGCATCAATTAATTTACCAGTCAAATCCATGACTCGAGTGTTTATAGACACTGAATTTTAACAAGACTCTTGAGGTACTGACTACTTTCCTTATATGCTCTGGAGCGGATCCATGCTACTTTCTGGTttatcaatttaattaattagacgCACATATATGAGTACGTAGCTAATCTAATTGAATAAAAACATGTAAACTTGGAACTAATTAATACGAACCTTTATGTCTTGAATTTCTTCATTGATAAGTGGAGGAATAGTACTCAACAAGCCAAACCTGTCGATATAAAATTGATGATAGGAATTTCGTGGCAATTGACTACTATCCATGATTGATTTCATGGCCATATATGATTTTTGGATGAGATCAACTTGAACCTACACAAAGTGTATGTAATTTTTGATGAGACATCGTCTTGTTGAATTATACAACAATTGTACGTATTTATATATGAAGTTTTTCTACTTATTTACTCATGACCAAAGCTATTgaatcattatatattaatttcgaTGTGGATATGAAAAAACACAGactaaaaataatcaaataccCATAAGACAACCATAAATtcaatatatgtaattaactaatttGTTTGGctatttaaattacaatattgTCTATTGATTTCCCTAAGATTAATTCCTAGCTAGGTTTAATCGGGAAATCAATTAAAATCTAAAGAGTATGAAACATTCGCATAATCATGTGATCATGTCACTGCATCATAGATGATATAATACTTAACAAGTCCATAATTGGACTAGCAAACATAAAATTCAATACAGTAAAGAAAACATTATTCTAACCAGGCAatctaataagaaaaaaaaaaaagttaataaacaaaacaaaatgtagTTGCCTCTTTAGATTGTTAGAAATAAAAACCGAAGTCCTTTGACTTCTTTCTTGGTTCGTGCGGTCGTTGCTGTTGATTTCGACAAGACCAAGACTATCTAAATTGCGTGaggtttttttttggggggttgCTGATCACGCCCACCCTCGTATTAATTGATAGATGtgacatatatattgatttccCTTATACGGATAAATGATAAAAGGCCAACGccttttttttatgttgttggGCCGAGCCGAGTTCCCACAAAACTAGGAGTGGGAGAACCCATCAAGTTTATTGGTACAAGGCTTCTCCTTAGTATTTTATTCGGCACATTAAACTCTAGTTCTATTTATCACCGTCTTTGGCCATTTTTCATCATCCATTCTCCAAATGACGTGAAATTCAAGGACAATTTTAATCTTCAAGTAACAAAAGTCTTTATAAACGATTTGGGAATGTATCTAAAATGAGTAACATTACATACTTTTACAAACACCTCGATACTTTATTTTACTTAGTATTATCcaacattttattatattactCAAGAAATACATAAAAAACGGCGGCTCGGTTTGAGGGTGAATTACGCTTGCTTGTCGGTTACAAGCCACAACTAGAATAATGggtaaggcatttgactatcatactctatgacatatcaactcctataacctatcatactctatgacctcggtatcaccccaccatctcaccgccgcaacgcgcggatacttgctctcgtcTACTTCTAATTTGTAAAATGTTAATCGTAACACACTCGAAAATGTATGAAAAGaaatcacatttaaaaatgtgataaaattttagttaatgGAAGATGGAAATGACATAACAAAGCTGAGTACATGATACGTGTATATGACTGAAAAAGCAAAAATGAATATGAGAATTCGCAATACGAGAATAGCAGTagtatttgaattgaaattttttagACCGCGCGCAAATAGTCATTTAAGCGTCCATCAGTAAACGTCGTCCCTGAATGCTTCGTTCTCGTTCCACCGTGCCTTGAACCCTTGAACCTATAACATTTTacatatagatattatatatgtaaaaggtGAACGCAAGCTCGTACTTACGTAGACATTATATATgcatgcctatatatatatatatataatcgtgTTATATATGATTTGAAACAAATTAACCTTTGTATCGCACAGTTGTTTTACTTTTGGAACATCTCATGCAAGATATCTCTTCCTTAGCGATAACAATTCAAACTTATCATAACATGATTCCTGGATCAaccaatacatacatacatgatgAATTGTAGTTGTATTCATGGTTAGTGTGACACGCAAAAACAGTATTATATGGGGAGGATGTATTCGTTGCGCGCGCGTTTTTACAGTTCATCAAACACGTACCTGCAGCTGGCAAAGCATTCTTATAAGATTGTATGTTACTCTCCTCTCGATATTAACTTCTCTAATTAAGATCACGCTCTAAATAGTAAATTTGTCCTTCCACATTACACAACTGTACGTGTTAATAACATCCAAGAATTAGTACGTACGCATATATAGTACCAAAATTGAAGACGGAAATGAGTTACCTTTAACTCTCTGCGACGAGATTGCTTCCGTtgatgtacaagtttttttgcATAATACCAACCGCGACAATAACTCCAAGGATAATAAGGCGAAATCTGTATGGGTTCAGGTGCAGTGTACACCTCCCTTGTTATCTTTAAGTCTCTAATTAAGCTTGTCATGGATTTTCATTTCTCCTCTCCTGTTCTTGCTCCCGTGTTGGATCCTCCGAGCCATGCTTTTCATCTTTCAATGGATCGGTATATgcaaaatgagaaaaatatgaTAGATTACTTGAAGTAGTGATCTCGAGACGCACACTCGCTaacaatacatacatacatatattattatatgatagAGATCAAGAGagaaggatatatatatactagctagtAATACACATTTACGGAAACCATGTATACCAGCTGATCGTTAAGCTCTTGTGTACCACGCGATGTCATTCCACCGGTCTTTTTTGAAGAAAGAAgttcttcctcaacttgttGCAAATACTCCATGTCAATCCGCCCTTTGTTTATCAGTCTTTTCTGGCAACGTTTTTGATCTGGTCTTATAGGCTTACCAGTCAAATACATGACTCCAGCAGAGCGGGTCCGTGCTACTTTCTGTTTTATCAATTTAATTAGACGCATATGAGTAGTAGGCATATgtgagttttcatttttcaacactaatactatatatatatatatatatatatttgcatcaTTACCTGAtctaattaaagaaaaacatgtaTAAATGCAACTAATTAAGTTTTTACGGACCTTTATGTCTTCAATTTCTTCATTGATACGTTGAGCAAAAGTACTCAACAAGCGAAAGTTGTCGATACAAAATTGATGATGGGAATTTCGTGGTAATTGACTACTATCCGCTAATTTTGTCATGGAGATGATGATTTGCAGTGAAATCAATAATGTACCTGCAGAAACTTCAACGTCCTTGAACCTACACAAGTGTATGTAATTGTGATGATACATCTTGTTGAATTATGTGAGAAgacaattgtatatatatatatgaagtttttCTACTTATTTATTCATGACAAATTAAAGCTAGTTATATATTAATGTCGATATTGATATGAAGAAACACAGactaaaaataatcaaataaaagcAAATGAATCCATAAAATAACCATAAGTTGATAAGTAATGTTGATCGAAAAACAACAAATTACACACacttaaaataatcaaatagaAGCAAAAGAACCTATAAGACCACTCCCAATAGTGACGTTTTCAACGACATGCAGTACACGTACACTTTTGATGCAAACTGGCACATTGATGTgaatttataaaacaagaaaTATCTCAATTATGACTTCACACAATTAGGCAGTACGTGGaccttatcatatatatatgatataactaCGGTAAATCCAGGTTGTTATCTAAGAATAATGTGAGTTAAGGTAAAACTAAAAGTGGGCGCGCATATTATGTCCGTACTGCCGTGTTGCCTAAAACTACTAAAAACGGCAATAAAAAGTAACAAGGTTCCTTGATCAAGAGAATAGGTGCATGTAAAGAGTGAATTAAAAGGTTCATCTACCTAGAATAGTTCCACCATAAGTTCAGGTTGTTATGTTAACAACATCAGTCGAAGGATCAAACAAAGCACTAGCTAATTGGTACCACCAAAGCTAGtaaatttatttagttaaatttCCTTGACTAGTTCAATTAAATTAACCGGTTAACAGTTTCGTCTATTGATCTATCTAACCATTAACAGATTAATCTCTACATTAAGAGTAATCaactaaaatttcaaaaaaatgtaACTTTCACATAATCATGTTATTTCATACAAAAGACTTAACCCGTAGCTGAATTAAAAAACAAAGGATAAATGGGTCTAGCCCTATGTACCATACGCCTTTTTTTTTACGTTGTTGGGCCGAGCCGAGTTCCCACGAAACTAGGAGGGGGAGAGCCCATCAAGTTTATTGGTACAAGTCTTCTCCTTAATATTTATTCGGCACATTAAACTAATTTACTATCTTGattccatgcaaaggttggagggccttttctaccatttaggtagaaactgaaagcagcctctctacttaggtagaaaTAAGgcctgcctacatcttaacctcccccatacaccgtcgagatattgaggctcaaaacccacggaaggcggcactgagcagttacttacttttttctAAACTACGGTGATTTACTCGTATAATTAATTTTCACTAATCATCTGTCTATTTTAAACaatcaaacttttattttatttttgaacaggTCAAACTAATAACTGAGAACGTAATTATAGCCTGCAACAAGGTTTTGAACCTTcatatattgtaaaaatattgaTACATCAGACCGGaacattaattttttaatcaagaaattaTTGAAGAAATTATTGAAGTCtcaatttatagttttatactgCATAATCATTCcaaaatcaataacaaaaaaatgtgATTAGAATAACCTTTAATCGAGAGTACGTGCAAATAAAAGAACgttgtatgtttttcttctttattttttttctcagtCCACAAAAAGATATGTAGGactgtagatatatatatatatgtaactttaTAGTAGGCTAAATTAAATACATTACATGATTTAATCTACAAGTGATTGATGAGTTTCTCACATGTTTAACGAGCTTAATCGATAACACATGTATAGGGTATATTTGGCAGCAAGCTTTTTGGAGCTTTTAGGAGCTTCAAGTTTTTATGAAAAAGCTCATATCTAATGAATAGCTTCGTTTGttcataaaatttaagaaaaggcttcaagcttttagatgatgaaaaagCTCCTATCTAATGAATACAGCTTGAAGCTTAACGCTAATCATACTAGCGTTTTGGGAATGGAAGTAGCTTTTTCGTTTATTATTTACATAAATAGCCTTCTAATGACTTTACACTTCAAGTTCTCTGTTATTTTTACGGACAAATCTATCCATTCTCCACGTAACAAACAAGAGGGAAATATTCGTGGCAATGCTAAGCATATAAAAGTATTCTTATATAGAGTAATCTTATGACACCAactaaaacatttatatattttttaatgtatttttacgTATAGGTATTGAGTTAAATTATGGTATTGAGTTAAATtaaatatagtttatatatttacaaaacaaGCATTGTTATTTTCATTAGTATATATAAGGGAAAGTGAATATGGTGTTATCTCAAATCCAACTCGAATAAAAAACCATttacattttgatttttattccACAAAAATCATGGGAAcccaaatttatttattcattatacacaaaatatttaaaaaataataggtGAAATGCCTAAGTATAGTATGCAAACAcaaattgatattattatggcTACATTTGCGTTGCATAATTATATTCGTAATTCTCATGAAGACATCTTGTTTACTACAATTGAATTACATACCACGAGATGAACTACATGATGTGTGACACAAGCATTGACGGTGTATATGGGGGAAGAACGAATGAGATGAAACAAGTTCGTAACAACATTGCTACTCTGATATGGAATGCACGTCATTAGtgattagtattattatattatgttttcaaGTGTTTGTGAACGATTATGTTTTACTTTGTTAAAATGACCATGCGATATTAAATTATGAAAGAAATTACGTGTATgtctatttttgtcattttacatATATTGTTAACAGCTACAACTACTCTGCCAAACATCTAAATTTATCTAACAGCTACAGCCTCCAGCTTTTAGTTACAGCTACTAGCTACCAGCCACTAGCTGATTTTACCAAACACacccttgtttttttttttaagagggGTTCAATCTTTATATTGGTTtctttgtggtttttttttttaaatttctttttatttttaatgttattatttaccgttttatattgtttgtttcaaaataatttcaaatatcctaattaatcatttttattattattatttatcagaagatttcatcaaataataacaCCAAGTTATCATGAGGTGCTTAACAGTTAACACCACCATATATGGCTTTCCATTTTGTCCGCACTAAACCCATTACTAATGCTCCAATAATGAATGGGGGCTAgctaaaagtaaaaattaaaataagtcgAGGGGTATGACTGCACACCGGCAATAACAACGAAAGAAAAGCCAACCTTGATTTCACGGTGACTCAATTGGGAGTTTAAAATGGAAGTTAAAACAGAAGGAAAAcgaatgaataaaaaagagagaGCAAAAGAAAACAGAGAAAAACGTCACCAACAAATCTCTCTTCTCCGTGCTATTCCTTATCCCCTTCACCAAAGGTAcgtttcttttcttatttctctttattattatttttaggataatgataaatcaacctactTGGTGTGCATAAAGATGTGCCTAAtcgtaagatgatgacatgtggaaaaatcaggaggcaagattaggaaagagaattagtggaatccacaccttaaattcttaaggttttagacATATCTTTGGGCACACCAATTagattgattaatcatttttcttatttttattaactttcTTAAGGACTTAAGGTTATGACTCGGCTTCAAAACTAATAAGGTCCCAATTTAGTCAAAGAAAAAGGTCAAATTTCTGAATATTCACCAGGCAGTAGTCATTTCTAGGCTTCCGAGTTAAAAACTAGAAGTAATCGCACCCTTGGTCTCCAGGCGTGCCTTCATGTTCCAATCTCTAGGATGTTGCCCGCTTAGATGGTCATTGCTACTTTGCTAGGGTTAGAACCACTAACCAACTTTCACGCCgttctaaataaataaataaataaatagttaaaaaaaattactaattaGTGATGAAAACTTACTGCATTTCCGTGcatcacttttaaaaaaaatttgtctatgatttaatgttttgaaatatttagGTGGTGGTCTGCAGAAACAATAGCTGTGGTGACCGGTGCTAATCGAGGGATCGGGTTTGAGATTACGCGCCAACTGGCGGTACATGGGTTGACAGTTGTTCTCACTTCAAGAGATGCTACTGTTGGGGAAGAAGCAACTAAGGTCCTACAAGAAGAAGGCTTAAAAGTCGTCTTTCATCAACTCGATGTTGTTGATCATGAATCTATTGATTTGTTTACCACTTGGGTAAAAGAAACGTATGGCGGTATAGATATTCTGGTAATATGCTGTCACTTGAATGTCGTTGTGCTGCTTTGCATCATAACTATTTTCTTCAGTATTTTCAGTTTTCGTTGAGTTTTTGCATTTATCTGAAAGTCAATTGAGTCAGCATAGAAACTGTTATGAAGTCTTTGCCACTAATCCGACTATATATAACTTTGCAAACTGTGTGTGCATCCAGTGCACAAAGCACATATTTGCAGAAGCAAATGTAACTGAATCTTGCCTTTTAAAGTAGAATGATCTTTAGAGGGGTCAAATTTTTGTTCTGTTTCTTTTTGGATAACTTGATGAAGGTCATGTTTTATCTTCACTTGGTAAAAAGAAGGTATAAAAGATATAGTGATAGCTATTAAATGAAAAGCAGTCAATAGGTTTAAATCTGCCCAAAGCATATTTTTCTAATGCATAAAATCTCCTTAACCATTTTACTGGAAACTTTTGAACTTGGattataattaaactattatataaatgtttttgtaattatattcgAGTATTCGACACAAATTATTTATAGATAAATCAAGAGTATTGGACCAGTGGTGTTTTGTGTCAAAAAATCACGCCCATTTGGCTTTTCTTTAGTTATCTTGTAAAATATagtggagaaaaaaaaaacatacttttttGGTGGAAGGAGTATTGACTTGATAGACTATTGGCCCTCTGTAACATTTATCTGTTATTTCATGACTTCAAATTTACCTTAGGTTAGGGCAAACACATTAATCTAGTATCCACCAGATATACTTATTGCGAACTTTACAGATAAACAATGCAGGCGTAAGTCATAATACTGGATCAGAGAATTCTGTCGACTTTGCTGAAAAGGTGATCAACACCAACTATGTTGGTACCAAAAACATGACtaaagctatgattccattgatGAGGCCTTCTGCTGAAGGGGCTCGGATTGTTATGGTGAGCTCACGGCTGGGAAGACTTAATGGCAGGAGAAATGTATGTAAGATCTTATTTTCTTCAATAAATCTAAAGAAATACCTTGTCCCGTTATAGCTCTAAGCTAACTTGGAATAATAGATATGATTTTAAGAAACTCTTGGGTTGAAATCGCCACCTCTAAATTTGTCTTAGCTTTAATTCAATATACAGTACCTTTTTAGGAGGTTTATGCATTCAATAGTAGACTTTGGGTAACTTTCAACTCGTTTGGCCCATTTCTGATCCGTTTGTGATACAATCCAGCCCAGCCCAACCCAGTTTTTCCCATTTTTAGAAGCGATGGCAACCTCTAGTCTTAGCTCTTTATTTTGTCTAGTTCTGCATGATCTAACATTTGCTAAAATTCCTTATCAGAGGATTGCAGATGTCACTTTGAGACAGCAATTAGAAGATGTGGAATCGTTATCAGAGGACCTAATTGACACAACTATGAACAAGTTCTTAGAGCAAGCCAAAGATGGAAGTTGGATATCCGGAGGATGGCCTCAAAATAATACAGACTATTCATTGTCAAAGCTTGCAGTCAACGCATATACAAGGCTGATGGCCAAGGAACTCTCAGATCGACCTGATGGTAACAAGATATTTATCAATTGCTGCTGCCCGGGCTGGGTCAGAACTGCCATGACTGGCTGGGCAGGCATAACTCCACCCGAGGAAGGAGCTGATACAGCCGTATGGCTTGCCTTGTATCCGGACCAGTGTACTAGTGGTAAATTCTTTGCAGAGAGACGTGAAATAAATTTCTGAAAGCAGTTTTCTTACTGGTAAGAGGCTATCTTTGTTCCTCAAGCTGGTTCGTGATGGTTCGCTGACTTTTGATAAGTAATGCACCAAGGTATTGGCGTTGTTGAAAGATGTGCTGTACTATTTAAAGTTTTGCATTTGGCTTGTCAGAGAAGAATAATGTGTAAATTAGATAGCATACACATGTTACATTTTGTAGCATAGGAATTTGCTATGTTTAAGAACttgtagttaaaatataaagagtcacatttttatggtgcatttttttataacatttattCTTTTGTCATTTCTAATCTGATTTGAACTGAATTTGAATTTTGTATCACCACCTGCACCTCAAATCTCGGCACAGTGGAACGTGTAACCCGCCTGCTTATTCTTTTGTCATTTCTAATCTGATTTGAACTGaatttgaattttgttaattttgttaGTGTAATTCAACCCTCTTGGCCTAAGAAATTGAGAAAggtttttcatagaaaagggAATTTGGACTTCGATTGTTAGCTCATTTCTGCCATTGATAAACTAGGTTTGCCCTTAAAAAAATTCTCTCTTTTTGTTGGTACTCCATAAAGAGTGTACTTTGCCTTTTGGCTTTACAATGATATCCACTTcgcttttaaaaaaatcttgatAACTAATCTTAACACACTTGATTGCATAAGCTTATTCACAAGATGAAATGAATAAGCTTATGCATTAACACAAGATGAAATGAATTACATTAACACACTTGATTGCCTTTCTTACATATTGTTCACACTTGTGGGTTTTTATTTTATCTGCGAATTGCAGTATATGTTTACAGATTAAGATTTATACTGGCTGTCGAGTGGTTTGTAATCAAAATTATCAATGCTTAAAGGTAAATCCAGAGGTTTAAATAGTGATAATATTCTATTCATAACTCGATATGTAGCTagtattttcatatttaaatattacataatcAATAACAAACAAACATTATATACTTTATCGAGTTAAACATTTCAAAGTTGGAGATGATATTAAGAATTTTTGAACTTATTGAAAAGTTATGTGTCCCAATGGGCCTGGTACAATTCTAGGAActcaaattaataaattttagcTGGTGTTTGAACTTAATACTTAatctattaaattattaaaagtgtttgttttttatttaactagcACGAGACTCGCACAATGCGGCTGTGGTTGTGGCAGCAAAGATGTTGTGGTGGGGGCGATAGTTGGTGGTGGAGACAGCGTCGAATGATATAGAtgattgatgtaaaggtaattggtgagatattttgaataaatgacttatattgtaatttaattattaatggtACTTTAGATAATTTCTCCGTAACTTTTAAAGAGGg
It encodes:
- the LOC122607700 gene encoding carbonyl reductase [NADPH] 1-like, which encodes MEVKTEGKRMNKKERAKENREKRHQQISLLRAIPYPLHQRWWSAETIAVVTGANRGIGFEITRQLAVHGLTVVLTSRDATVGEEATKVLQEEGLKVVFHQLDVVDHESIDLFTTWVKETYGGIDILINNAGVSHNTGSENSVDFAEKVINTNYVGTKNMTKAMIPLMRPSAEGARIVMVSSRLGRLNGRRNRIADVTLRQQLEDVESLSEDLIDTTMNKFLEQAKDGSWISGGWPQNNTDYSLSKLAVNAYTRLMAKELSDRPDGNKIFINCCCPGWVRTAMTGWAGITPPEEGADTAVWLALYPDQCTSGKFFAERREINF